From a single Populus nigra chromosome 18, ddPopNigr1.1, whole genome shotgun sequence genomic region:
- the LOC133678765 gene encoding L-type lectin-domain containing receptor kinase S.1-like isoform X3, which produces MLRSPLLLFFFFYPSFGVDFLFNSFNATNPGVTLIPDARVDTSVIRLLNDTNPNSLGRAFYPTKIKMKQTQNSTTTLSSFSTSFVFSILPNIASSPGFGLAFVLSNWTNPPGALTGQYFGLFTNTTVRSAAPLLAVEFDTGQNPEFNDPDRNHIGIDLNNPVSALTMPGGYNSTAGFVPVSMGNGQNVRAWIDFDGPNFQINVTVAPVGVSRPSVPILSFKDPVIANYTSEEMYVGFSASKVTWVEAQRVLAWSFSDTGVARDINVTNLPVFSLPSSSNSLSAGSIAGITIGCVVLFVICVFVVSWFWYKQKLRDSEEDEIEDWELEYWPHRFSYGELSQATNGFSIDQLLGSGGFGKVYRGTLSNNSDIAVKCVNHDSKQGLREFMAEISSMGRLQHKNLVQMRGWCRKASELMLVYDYMPNGSLDRYIFHKPKKLLNWQQRRQVLADVAEGLNYLHHGWEKVVVHRDVKSSNILLDSDMRGRLGDFGLAKLYSHNEVPNTTRVVGTLGYLAPEMATMAIATSASDVYSFGVVILEVVCGRKPVEMGSNEDEDSVLIDVVRDLYATGKVVEAVDERMKGEFVAEEMELVLKLGLVCCHPDSQRRPSMREVVAILVGEDVAAAPAELLNVLASGGRVGDGSNHGGEEVAPTLDEPQAAFGVRWIIC; this is translated from the coding sequence ATGCTGCGATCAcctctcctcctcttctttttcttctatcCCAGTTTTGGCGTTGACTTCCTCTTTAACTCCTTCAATGCCACAAACCCTGGAGTCACTCTAATCCCAGATGCCAGAGTCGACACCTCGGTGATCAGACTCCTCAACGATACCAACCCGAACTCACTTGGACGTGCTTTTTATCCGacaaaaatcaagatgaaaCAAACCCAGAACTCAACAACGACTCTCTCTTCCTTTTCAACTTCTTTTGTCTTCTCCATATTGCCTAACATTGCTTCAAGTCCTGGCTTTGGTCTTGCTTTTGTTCTCTCTAACTGGACTAACCCACCTGGTGCTCTTACTGGCCAATACTTTGGTCTTTTTACCAATACAACTGTACGCTCTGCGGCGCCACTTTTAGCTGTTGAATTTGATACTGGGCAGAACCCAGAATTTAATGATCCTGATAGGAATCATATTGGTATTGATTTGAACAACCCTGTGTCTGCTTTAACTATGCCCGGTGGATACAATTCTACTGCTGGCTTTGTGCCTGTCAGTATGGGAAACGGTCAGAATGTCCGAGCGTGGATTGATTTCGATGGGCCTAATTTTCAGATTAATGTTACTGTAGCCCCTGTTGGTGTTTCTCGCCCATCTGTGCCGATACTTAGTTTTAAAGATCCTGTGATTGCGAATTATACTTCTGAGGAGATGTATGTGGGGTTTTCCGCTTCAAAAGTTACTTGGGTTGAAGCACAAAGGGTTTTAGCTTGGAGTTTTAGTGATACAGGTGTTGCTAGAGATATAAATGTTACGAATTTGCCTGTTTTTAGCCTACCATCTTCGTCGAATTCGTTGTCAGCTGGTTCTATTGCTGGGATAACGATTGGCTGTGttgttttgtttgtgatttGCGTGTTTGTGGTTTCTTGGTTTTGGTATAAGCAGAAGTTGAGAGATTCAGAAGAGGATGAGATTGAAGATTGGGAGCTTGAATATTGGCCTCATAGATTTTCCTATGGAGAATTAAGTCAAGCCACTAATGGATTCTCCATAGATCAGCTTTTGGGCTCAGGTGGATTTGGGAAAGTGTACAGAGGAACTCTCTCAAACAATTCTGATATTGCTGTCAAATGCGTGAATCATGACTCTAAACAAGGCCTAAGAGAGTTCATGGCTGAGATATCGAGCATGGGCAGGCTGCAACATAAGAACTTAGTTCAAATGCGAGGCTGGTGTAGAAAAGCCAGTGAGCTTATGCTTGTCTATGATTACATGCCCAATGGCAGCCTCGATCGTTACATATTCCACAAGCCTAAGAAGCTATTGAACTGGCAACAACGCCGCCAAGTCCTTGCTGATGTAGCTGAAGGATTAAACTATCTCCATCATGGCTGGGAAAAGGTAGTTGTGCACAGGGATGTTAAATCAAGCAATATATTGTTAGATTCAGATATGCGAGGCAGGCTTGGAGATTTTGGCCTTGCAAAACTTTATAGTCACAATGAAGTACCTAATACAACTAGAGTAGTTGGTACATTGGGATACTTGGCTCCTGAGATGGCAACAATGGCTATAGCAACATCCGCAAGTGATGTCTATAGTTTTGGAGTTGTGATATTGGAGGTGGTTTGTGGTAGAAAGCCGGTAGAAATGGGATCAAACGAGGATGAGGATTCAGTGCTGATTGACGTGGTGAGAGATCTGTATGCTACAGGGAAGGTGGTCGAGGCAGTGGATGAAAGAATGAAGGGGGAGTTTGTGGCAGAGGAAATGGAGTTGGTGTTGAAGCTTGGATTGGTTTGTTGTCATCCTGATTCCCAAAGGAGGCCTAGTATGCGGGAGGTGGTGGCAATTTTGGTTGGGGAAGATGTGGCTGCCGCACCTGCTGAGTTGTTGAATGTTTTGGCTAGTGGTGGCAGAGTCGGTGATGGTAGTAATCATGGCGGTGAAGAGGTGGCTCCAACGCTAGATGAACCGCAG
- the LOC133678765 gene encoding L-type lectin-domain containing receptor kinase S.1-like isoform X2: MLRSPLLLFFFFYPSFGVDFLFNSFNATNPGVTLIPDARVDTSVIRLLNDTNPNSLGRAFYPTKIKMKQTQNSTTTLSSFSTSFVFSILPNIASSPGFGLAFVLSNWTNPPGALTGQYFGLFTNTTVRSAAPLLAVEFDTGQNPEFNDPDRNHIGIDLNNPVSALTMPGGYNSTAGFVPVSMGNGQNVRAWIDFDGPNFQINVTVAPVGVSRPSVPILSFKDPVIANYTSEEMYVGFSASKVTWVEAQRVLAWSFSDTGVARDINVTNLPVFSLPSSSNSLSAGSIAGITIGCVVLFVICVFVVSWFWYKQKLRDSEEDEIEDWELEYWPHRFSYGELSQATNGFSIDQLLGSGGFGKVYRGTLSNNSDIAVKCVNHDSKQGLREFMAEISSMGRLQHKNLVQMRGWCRKASELMLVYDYMPNGSLDRYIFHKPKKLLNWQQRRQVLADVAEGLNYLHHGWEKVVVHRDVKSSNILLDSDMRGRLGDFGLAKLYSHNEVPNTTRVVGTLGYLAPEMATMAIATSASDVYSFGVVILEVVCGRKPVEMGSNEDEDSVLIDVVRDLYATGKVVEAVDERMKGEFVAEEMELVLKLGLVCCHPDSQRRPSMREVVAILVGEDVAAAPAELLNVLASGGRVGDGSNHGGEEVAPTLDEPQRLECGGSFVNQA; encoded by the coding sequence ATGCTGCGATCAcctctcctcctcttctttttcttctatcCCAGTTTTGGCGTTGACTTCCTCTTTAACTCCTTCAATGCCACAAACCCTGGAGTCACTCTAATCCCAGATGCCAGAGTCGACACCTCGGTGATCAGACTCCTCAACGATACCAACCCGAACTCACTTGGACGTGCTTTTTATCCGacaaaaatcaagatgaaaCAAACCCAGAACTCAACAACGACTCTCTCTTCCTTTTCAACTTCTTTTGTCTTCTCCATATTGCCTAACATTGCTTCAAGTCCTGGCTTTGGTCTTGCTTTTGTTCTCTCTAACTGGACTAACCCACCTGGTGCTCTTACTGGCCAATACTTTGGTCTTTTTACCAATACAACTGTACGCTCTGCGGCGCCACTTTTAGCTGTTGAATTTGATACTGGGCAGAACCCAGAATTTAATGATCCTGATAGGAATCATATTGGTATTGATTTGAACAACCCTGTGTCTGCTTTAACTATGCCCGGTGGATACAATTCTACTGCTGGCTTTGTGCCTGTCAGTATGGGAAACGGTCAGAATGTCCGAGCGTGGATTGATTTCGATGGGCCTAATTTTCAGATTAATGTTACTGTAGCCCCTGTTGGTGTTTCTCGCCCATCTGTGCCGATACTTAGTTTTAAAGATCCTGTGATTGCGAATTATACTTCTGAGGAGATGTATGTGGGGTTTTCCGCTTCAAAAGTTACTTGGGTTGAAGCACAAAGGGTTTTAGCTTGGAGTTTTAGTGATACAGGTGTTGCTAGAGATATAAATGTTACGAATTTGCCTGTTTTTAGCCTACCATCTTCGTCGAATTCGTTGTCAGCTGGTTCTATTGCTGGGATAACGATTGGCTGTGttgttttgtttgtgatttGCGTGTTTGTGGTTTCTTGGTTTTGGTATAAGCAGAAGTTGAGAGATTCAGAAGAGGATGAGATTGAAGATTGGGAGCTTGAATATTGGCCTCATAGATTTTCCTATGGAGAATTAAGTCAAGCCACTAATGGATTCTCCATAGATCAGCTTTTGGGCTCAGGTGGATTTGGGAAAGTGTACAGAGGAACTCTCTCAAACAATTCTGATATTGCTGTCAAATGCGTGAATCATGACTCTAAACAAGGCCTAAGAGAGTTCATGGCTGAGATATCGAGCATGGGCAGGCTGCAACATAAGAACTTAGTTCAAATGCGAGGCTGGTGTAGAAAAGCCAGTGAGCTTATGCTTGTCTATGATTACATGCCCAATGGCAGCCTCGATCGTTACATATTCCACAAGCCTAAGAAGCTATTGAACTGGCAACAACGCCGCCAAGTCCTTGCTGATGTAGCTGAAGGATTAAACTATCTCCATCATGGCTGGGAAAAGGTAGTTGTGCACAGGGATGTTAAATCAAGCAATATATTGTTAGATTCAGATATGCGAGGCAGGCTTGGAGATTTTGGCCTTGCAAAACTTTATAGTCACAATGAAGTACCTAATACAACTAGAGTAGTTGGTACATTGGGATACTTGGCTCCTGAGATGGCAACAATGGCTATAGCAACATCCGCAAGTGATGTCTATAGTTTTGGAGTTGTGATATTGGAGGTGGTTTGTGGTAGAAAGCCGGTAGAAATGGGATCAAACGAGGATGAGGATTCAGTGCTGATTGACGTGGTGAGAGATCTGTATGCTACAGGGAAGGTGGTCGAGGCAGTGGATGAAAGAATGAAGGGGGAGTTTGTGGCAGAGGAAATGGAGTTGGTGTTGAAGCTTGGATTGGTTTGTTGTCATCCTGATTCCCAAAGGAGGCCTAGTATGCGGGAGGTGGTGGCAATTTTGGTTGGGGAAGATGTGGCTGCCGCACCTGCTGAGTTGTTGAATGTTTTGGCTAGTGGTGGCAGAGTCGGTGATGGTAGTAATCATGGCGGTGAAGAGGTGGCTCCAACGCTAGATGAACCGCAG
- the LOC133678765 gene encoding L-type lectin-domain containing receptor kinase S.1-like isoform X1, translating into MLRSPLLLFFFFYPSFGVDFLFNSFNATNPGVTLIPDARVDTSVIRLLNDTNPNSLGRAFYPTKIKMKQTQNSTTTLSSFSTSFVFSILPNIASSPGFGLAFVLSNWTNPPGALTGQYFGLFTNTTVRSAAPLLAVEFDTGQNPEFNDPDRNHIGIDLNNPVSALTMPGGYNSTAGFVPVSMGNGQNVRAWIDFDGPNFQINVTVAPVGVSRPSVPILSFKDPVIANYTSEEMYVGFSASKVTWVEAQRVLAWSFSDTGVARDINVTNLPVFSLPSSSNSLSAGSIAGITIGCVVLFVICVFVVSWFWYKQKLRDSEEDEIEDWELEYWPHRFSYGELSQATNGFSIDQLLGSGGFGKVYRGTLSNNSDIAVKCVNHDSKQGLREFMAEISSMGRLQHKNLVQMRGWCRKASELMLVYDYMPNGSLDRYIFHKPKKLLNWQQRRQVLADVAEGLNYLHHGWEKVVVHRDVKSSNILLDSDMRGRLGDFGLAKLYSHNEVPNTTRVVGTLGYLAPEMATMAIATSASDVYSFGVVILEVVCGRKPVEMGSNEDEDSVLIDVVRDLYATGKVVEAVDERMKGEFVAEEMELVLKLGLVCCHPDSQRRPSMREVVAILVGEDVAAAPAELLNVLASGGRVGDGSNHGGEEVAPTLDEPQASNFEGGGGKEEEGTSRYKRHAY; encoded by the coding sequence ATGCTGCGATCAcctctcctcctcttctttttcttctatcCCAGTTTTGGCGTTGACTTCCTCTTTAACTCCTTCAATGCCACAAACCCTGGAGTCACTCTAATCCCAGATGCCAGAGTCGACACCTCGGTGATCAGACTCCTCAACGATACCAACCCGAACTCACTTGGACGTGCTTTTTATCCGacaaaaatcaagatgaaaCAAACCCAGAACTCAACAACGACTCTCTCTTCCTTTTCAACTTCTTTTGTCTTCTCCATATTGCCTAACATTGCTTCAAGTCCTGGCTTTGGTCTTGCTTTTGTTCTCTCTAACTGGACTAACCCACCTGGTGCTCTTACTGGCCAATACTTTGGTCTTTTTACCAATACAACTGTACGCTCTGCGGCGCCACTTTTAGCTGTTGAATTTGATACTGGGCAGAACCCAGAATTTAATGATCCTGATAGGAATCATATTGGTATTGATTTGAACAACCCTGTGTCTGCTTTAACTATGCCCGGTGGATACAATTCTACTGCTGGCTTTGTGCCTGTCAGTATGGGAAACGGTCAGAATGTCCGAGCGTGGATTGATTTCGATGGGCCTAATTTTCAGATTAATGTTACTGTAGCCCCTGTTGGTGTTTCTCGCCCATCTGTGCCGATACTTAGTTTTAAAGATCCTGTGATTGCGAATTATACTTCTGAGGAGATGTATGTGGGGTTTTCCGCTTCAAAAGTTACTTGGGTTGAAGCACAAAGGGTTTTAGCTTGGAGTTTTAGTGATACAGGTGTTGCTAGAGATATAAATGTTACGAATTTGCCTGTTTTTAGCCTACCATCTTCGTCGAATTCGTTGTCAGCTGGTTCTATTGCTGGGATAACGATTGGCTGTGttgttttgtttgtgatttGCGTGTTTGTGGTTTCTTGGTTTTGGTATAAGCAGAAGTTGAGAGATTCAGAAGAGGATGAGATTGAAGATTGGGAGCTTGAATATTGGCCTCATAGATTTTCCTATGGAGAATTAAGTCAAGCCACTAATGGATTCTCCATAGATCAGCTTTTGGGCTCAGGTGGATTTGGGAAAGTGTACAGAGGAACTCTCTCAAACAATTCTGATATTGCTGTCAAATGCGTGAATCATGACTCTAAACAAGGCCTAAGAGAGTTCATGGCTGAGATATCGAGCATGGGCAGGCTGCAACATAAGAACTTAGTTCAAATGCGAGGCTGGTGTAGAAAAGCCAGTGAGCTTATGCTTGTCTATGATTACATGCCCAATGGCAGCCTCGATCGTTACATATTCCACAAGCCTAAGAAGCTATTGAACTGGCAACAACGCCGCCAAGTCCTTGCTGATGTAGCTGAAGGATTAAACTATCTCCATCATGGCTGGGAAAAGGTAGTTGTGCACAGGGATGTTAAATCAAGCAATATATTGTTAGATTCAGATATGCGAGGCAGGCTTGGAGATTTTGGCCTTGCAAAACTTTATAGTCACAATGAAGTACCTAATACAACTAGAGTAGTTGGTACATTGGGATACTTGGCTCCTGAGATGGCAACAATGGCTATAGCAACATCCGCAAGTGATGTCTATAGTTTTGGAGTTGTGATATTGGAGGTGGTTTGTGGTAGAAAGCCGGTAGAAATGGGATCAAACGAGGATGAGGATTCAGTGCTGATTGACGTGGTGAGAGATCTGTATGCTACAGGGAAGGTGGTCGAGGCAGTGGATGAAAGAATGAAGGGGGAGTTTGTGGCAGAGGAAATGGAGTTGGTGTTGAAGCTTGGATTGGTTTGTTGTCATCCTGATTCCCAAAGGAGGCCTAGTATGCGGGAGGTGGTGGCAATTTTGGTTGGGGAAGATGTGGCTGCCGCACCTGCTGAGTTGTTGAATGTTTTGGCTAGTGGTGGCAGAGTCGGTGATGGTAGTAATCATGGCGGTGAAGAGGTGGCTCCAACGCTAGATGAACCGCAG